One Streptosporangium sp. NBC_01495 DNA window includes the following coding sequences:
- a CDS encoding ABC transporter substrate-binding protein, with protein MNIPTILRSSLAALCVLVTGACASTDTGTSATGSGASSAPPAATKITYLTSFNVFGRDSYAYVALEKGYFRDAGFDVTIRPGSGTADSLKLIASGQADFGITDLTGSIVTLAAQKLPVTGVAAIQQRSLTAVIALEDSGITVPKDLEGKKIADPAGSAVKLVFPAYAKAAGIDPAKVTFVPAPPPSLPQLLASGKVDAIGQFVVGRPTIEQAAQGRKAVVLPYSDHVKEMYGNILTTTAKLAAEKPVVVTKFRDALLKGLEYAVDNPDESGKILNKYHPTQNPVTAAAELREMAAFVRPSEAGVPVGALDESRLAAVIAILEDAKVIQPGFKPSDIVTFGLAPGS; from the coding sequence GTGAATATCCCGACCATCCTCCGCAGCTCGCTGGCGGCCCTGTGCGTCCTGGTCACCGGCGCGTGCGCGAGCACCGACACCGGCACCTCCGCGACGGGCTCCGGCGCGTCCTCCGCGCCTCCGGCGGCCACGAAGATCACCTACCTGACCTCGTTCAACGTCTTCGGGCGGGACTCCTACGCCTACGTCGCCCTGGAGAAGGGGTATTTCAGGGACGCGGGGTTCGATGTCACCATCAGGCCCGGCAGCGGTACGGCCGACTCCCTCAAACTGATCGCGAGCGGCCAGGCCGACTTCGGGATCACCGACCTCACCGGCTCCATCGTCACCCTGGCGGCGCAGAAGCTACCGGTCACCGGCGTGGCGGCGATCCAGCAGCGGTCGCTCACCGCCGTCATCGCCCTTGAGGACTCGGGCATCACCGTGCCCAAGGACCTTGAGGGCAAGAAGATCGCCGATCCGGCGGGCTCCGCGGTCAAGCTCGTCTTCCCCGCCTACGCCAAGGCCGCCGGGATCGACCCGGCCAAGGTCACCTTCGTTCCCGCGCCGCCGCCGTCGCTCCCGCAGCTGCTGGCCTCGGGCAAGGTCGACGCCATCGGCCAATTCGTGGTGGGCAGGCCGACCATCGAGCAGGCGGCCCAGGGGCGCAAGGCCGTGGTCCTGCCGTACAGCGACCACGTCAAGGAGATGTACGGCAACATCCTCACGACCACCGCGAAGTTGGCGGCCGAGAAGCCCGTCGTGGTGACGAAGTTCAGGGATGCCCTGCTCAAGGGGCTGGAGTACGCCGTCGACAACCCCGACGAGTCAGGAAAAATCCTGAACAAGTATCACCCGACCCAGAACCCGGTCACCGCGGCCGCGGAGCTGAGGGAGATGGCCGCCTTCGTACGGCCGTCGGAGGCCGGGGTGCCCGTGGGAGCCCTGGACGAGAGCCGCCTGGCCGCCGTCATCGCCATCCTTGAGGACGCGAAGGTGATCCAGCCCGGTTTCAAGCCCTCCGACATCGTCACCTTCGGCCTGGCCCCCGGGTCCTGA
- a CDS encoding cysteine dioxygenase, with translation MSYEALPARALDRRELLDLVNELAADPSRWEEQVEFPEEGGRHFASLYRDSHVDVWLLCWRPEDDTGWHDHDTSSGAVRVVAGTLLECNPRIGGEHLETVISEGESFSFGPDHIHRLTGAVHGSVSIHAYSPPLWRLGQYSISDSGVMRRVSVSYADELRPMDDAEQMVEVA, from the coding sequence ATGAGCTACGAGGCCCTGCCCGCCCGCGCCCTCGACCGGCGCGAGCTCCTCGACCTGGTCAACGAGCTGGCCGCCGATCCGTCCCGGTGGGAGGAGCAGGTGGAGTTCCCCGAGGAGGGCGGGCGCCACTTCGCCTCCCTCTACCGCGACTCCCACGTGGACGTCTGGCTGCTGTGCTGGCGGCCCGAGGACGACACCGGCTGGCACGACCACGACACCTCCTCCGGGGCGGTCCGCGTGGTGGCCGGGACGCTCCTGGAGTGCAACCCCCGCATCGGCGGCGAGCACCTGGAGACCGTGATCTCGGAGGGCGAGTCCTTCTCCTTCGGCCCCGACCACATCCACCGGCTGACCGGTGCGGTGCACGGCAGCGTCTCGATCCACGCGTACTCGCCGCCGCTGTGGCGCCTGGGCCAGTACTCCATCAGCGACAGCGGCGTGATGCGCCGCGTCTCGGTCAGCTACGCCGACGAGCTGCGCCCCATGGACGACGCCGAGCAGATGGTCGAGGTCGCCTGA
- a CDS encoding amidohydrolase, translating into MTVDVHQHLWTPAFVDALRRRTTAPRLDGWTLHLDGEPAYEVDPADHDLAGRLALNAGLDLALVSLSSPLGIESLPPEDAWPIIDAYHEDALALPAPFGAWAATCLSEIDPARLAKTLDAGDGARGGVRNAAGDLARDGMGSDAKDGVRNDAKGGGAADGARGVRPGLVGLQLPATAVRDAAGLARVAPLLDVLTERDLPLFVHPGPATEPEGPGWWPAVVPYVQQMHAAWYAFAAFGRSRHPHLRVCFSLLAGLAPLHSERLANRGGEGRGQVDPDLFLETSSYGPRAIDAIVRELGVDIVVSGSDQPYAIAPDPALGDAAWHAIAVTNPNRLLNGKESRK; encoded by the coding sequence GTGACCGTCGACGTTCACCAGCATCTGTGGACGCCCGCGTTCGTGGACGCGCTCAGACGCCGCACCACCGCGCCCCGGCTCGACGGCTGGACCCTCCACCTGGACGGCGAACCCGCCTACGAGGTCGATCCCGCCGACCACGACCTCGCCGGGCGCCTCGCGCTGAACGCGGGCCTCGACCTGGCCCTCGTGTCGCTGTCCAGCCCGCTCGGCATCGAGTCGCTGCCTCCCGAGGACGCCTGGCCGATCATCGACGCCTACCACGAGGACGCCCTCGCCCTGCCCGCGCCCTTCGGCGCCTGGGCGGCGACCTGCCTCAGCGAGATCGATCCCGCCAGGCTCGCCAAGACCCTCGACGCCGGAGACGGCGCCCGGGGCGGCGTACGGAACGCGGCGGGCGACCTCGCCCGGGACGGCATGGGGAGCGACGCGAAAGACGGCGTACGGAACGACGCGAAGGGTGGCGGCGCGGCGGACGGCGCGCGAGGAGTGCGACCGGGACTCGTCGGGCTCCAGCTGCCCGCGACCGCCGTGCGCGACGCCGCGGGCCTGGCCAGGGTCGCCCCGCTGCTCGACGTGCTCACCGAGCGCGATCTGCCGCTCTTCGTGCACCCCGGCCCCGCCACCGAGCCCGAGGGGCCCGGCTGGTGGCCCGCCGTCGTGCCGTACGTGCAGCAGATGCACGCCGCGTGGTACGCCTTCGCCGCCTTCGGGCGGTCCCGCCACCCCCATCTGCGGGTCTGCTTCTCGCTGCTCGCCGGACTGGCCCCGCTCCACTCCGAGCGCCTGGCCAACCGGGGCGGCGAGGGCCGGGGACAGGTCGATCCCGACCTGTTCCTGGAGACCTCCTCCTACGGCCCGCGCGCCATCGACGCGATCGTCCGCGAACTCGGCGTCGACATCGTGGTGAGCGGTTCCGACCAGCCCTACGCCATCGCACCGGACCCCGCGCTCGGCGACGCCGCCTGGCACGCCATCGCGGTCACCAACCCGAACCGCCTGCTGAACGGAAAGGAGTCGCGCAAGTGA
- a CDS encoding LacI family DNA-binding transcriptional regulator: MPQPRKRATIREVAKATGLSPAAVSYALRGMQVSEETIERVRQAAAELGYEADPIARALASGRTGMIGLLCGSLEDLWQQALAVGIGRALKDNDRYALILDAAGDPAREHTLARQLRDQRVDALIVQPVDPAAPLWAELCEGLPVVSIGDALAGTRAAGEVVFDNRAGVTLALEHLRQRGHRRLAVLTSTRASTPDRPADVHVMAEAGRLGLDIDLVTASQSLGPATRVAGEMLDAGHRAFFCFADSIAYGVYAASAERKLGIPFEVSVMGYDDHPMSGLLTPGLTTVDWDIDGIVRAAVRIVVAAADGNTRRRRIVQAPQLRERGSVG; this comes from the coding sequence ATGCCCCAGCCCCGGAAACGAGCGACCATCCGTGAGGTGGCGAAGGCCACCGGCCTGTCGCCCGCCGCCGTCTCCTACGCCCTGCGCGGCATGCAGGTGTCGGAGGAGACCATCGAGCGGGTGCGCCAGGCCGCGGCCGAGCTCGGTTACGAGGCCGACCCCATCGCCCGCGCCCTGGCCAGCGGCCGGACCGGCATGATCGGCCTGCTCTGCGGCTCCCTGGAGGACCTCTGGCAGCAGGCGCTGGCCGTCGGCATCGGCCGCGCGCTCAAGGACAACGACCGCTACGCCCTGATCCTGGACGCCGCGGGAGACCCCGCCAGGGAGCACACGCTCGCCAGGCAACTCCGCGACCAGCGGGTGGACGCGCTCATCGTGCAGCCGGTCGATCCCGCGGCGCCGCTCTGGGCCGAGCTGTGCGAGGGGCTGCCGGTGGTGTCGATCGGCGACGCCCTGGCCGGGACGCGCGCCGCGGGCGAGGTCGTCTTCGACAACCGGGCCGGGGTGACCCTCGCCCTGGAGCACCTGCGCCAGCGGGGCCACCGGCGCCTGGCCGTCCTCACCTCGACCCGGGCCAGCACCCCCGACCGGCCCGCCGACGTGCACGTCATGGCCGAGGCAGGGCGGCTGGGCCTGGACATCGACCTGGTCACCGCCTCGCAGTCACTGGGACCCGCCACCCGGGTCGCGGGCGAGATGCTCGACGCCGGCCACCGGGCGTTCTTCTGTTTCGCCGACTCGATCGCCTACGGCGTCTACGCGGCCTCCGCCGAGCGGAAGCTGGGCATCCCGTTCGAGGTGTCCGTGATGGGTTACGACGACCATCCCATGTCGGGCCTGCTCACCCCCGGCCTGACCACGGTCGACTGGGACATCGACGGCATCGTCCGCGCCGCCGTCCGCATCGTCGTGGCCGCCGCCGACGGCAACACGCGCCGTCGCCGCATCGTCCAGGCCCCCCAGCTCCGCGAGCGAGGCTCGGTGGGCTGA
- a CDS encoding aromatic amino acid lyase, whose product MTLVLDGAHLTCEQVYRAAHGSGISLGSTGRAEAAWQMAGLLHGPVYGRTTGVGANKDVRAEDTGLDLLRSHAGGAGPAIEEFRARATLVVRLNQLLAGGSGVDPALLPVLAAAVNRGLTPPIRTYGAIGTGDLTALATTALCLLGELPWTPPAEDVRAGDTASWKRAGGGPSGTRAGDPVPRFALASGDALPFISSGAATLADAALACHRLRILLAAATAVAARSFRAIDASLEPLSPVVQRGPEQTEVAAGLRAMVGSTSPRRVQDPYGYRAFPQVHGAVLDALGRAERTITEEMNAAPENPLIADGRAWHNGNFHSARVALALDALRAALVQTATLSAARLATLNDPAHTGLLPFLAERPGLSGVMILEYVAHSALAELRHLAAPVTLGGAVLSLGTEDHASFTPQAARSALAAAEPLEIVLACELVASVRALRLRGLPCDLPLDPAMEDRPLDADLDAARGLLPGLAP is encoded by the coding sequence ATGACCCTCGTCCTTGACGGCGCCCACCTGACCTGCGAACAGGTCTACCGGGCGGCCCACGGCTCCGGGATCTCGCTGGGCTCCACCGGCCGTGCGGAGGCGGCATGGCAGATGGCCGGCCTGCTCCACGGGCCCGTGTACGGCCGGACCACCGGCGTGGGCGCCAACAAGGACGTGCGGGCCGAGGACACCGGCCTGGACCTGCTCCGCAGCCACGCGGGCGGCGCCGGACCGGCGATCGAGGAGTTCCGCGCCCGTGCCACCCTCGTGGTCCGCCTCAACCAACTGCTGGCCGGCGGCTCGGGGGTCGACCCGGCCCTCCTGCCCGTCCTCGCCGCCGCCGTCAACCGGGGCCTCACCCCGCCGATCCGCACCTACGGCGCCATCGGCACCGGCGACCTCACCGCCCTGGCCACCACCGCACTCTGCCTCCTGGGCGAGCTTCCCTGGACCCCGCCCGCGGAGGACGTACGGGCCGGGGACACAGCGTCCTGGAAACGGGCCGGGGGCGGCCCCTCCGGGACGCGAGCGGGGGATCCCGTACCCCGGTTCGCGCTCGCCTCGGGTGACGCGCTGCCGTTCATCAGCTCGGGCGCGGCGACCCTGGCGGACGCGGCGCTGGCCTGTCACCGCCTGAGGATCCTCCTGGCCGCCGCCACCGCGGTCGCGGCCCGCTCCTTCCGGGCGATCGACGCCTCGCTCGAACCGCTCTCCCCCGTCGTGCAACGCGGCCCCGAACAGACCGAGGTCGCGGCCGGGCTGCGCGCCATGGTCGGCTCCACCAGCCCGCGCCGCGTCCAGGACCCGTACGGCTACCGAGCCTTCCCGCAGGTCCACGGGGCCGTCCTCGACGCTCTCGGCCGGGCGGAGCGGACGATCACCGAGGAGATGAACGCGGCTCCCGAGAACCCGCTGATCGCCGATGGCCGGGCCTGGCACAACGGCAACTTCCACTCGGCGCGGGTCGCGCTCGCCCTCGACGCCCTGCGGGCCGCGCTCGTGCAGACCGCGACGCTGAGCGCCGCCAGGCTCGCCACCCTGAACGATCCGGCCCACACGGGCCTGCTGCCCTTCCTCGCCGAGCGTCCCGGGCTGTCCGGGGTCATGATCCTCGAATACGTCGCGCACTCCGCGCTGGCCGAGCTGCGCCACCTGGCCGCCCCGGTCACCCTGGGCGGAGCCGTGCTCTCCCTGGGCACCGAGGACCACGCGAGCTTCACCCCGCAGGCGGCCCGTTCCGCGCTCGCCGCCGCCGAACCGCTGGAGATCGTCCTGGCGTGCGAGCTGGTGGCCTCCGTACGGGCCCTGCGGCTGCGCGGCCTGCCCTGCGACCTGCCGCTCGATCCCGCGATGGAGGACCGCCCCCTGGACGCCGACCTCGACGCGGCGCGCGGGCTGCTGCCCGGCCTCGCCCCCTGA
- a CDS encoding phage holin family protein, producing MKIIIKILVVAAALWAATQFVDGITVSAKTPLKEIGTLVAVALVFGIVNAVLKPIIATLGCAFYILTLGLFALVVNAGLLLLTSWIAEQLRLPFHVEGFWAAFWGAIIIGLVSWLLDLILDAIVGD from the coding sequence GTGAAAATAATCATCAAAATACTGGTTGTAGCAGCCGCTCTGTGGGCGGCGACCCAGTTCGTGGACGGCATCACGGTGTCCGCGAAGACCCCGCTCAAGGAGATCGGCACACTCGTCGCCGTCGCCCTCGTCTTCGGGATCGTCAACGCGGTCCTGAAGCCGATCATCGCGACGCTCGGCTGCGCCTTCTACATCCTCACGCTCGGCCTGTTCGCCCTGGTGGTCAACGCCGGGCTGCTGCTGCTGACCAGCTGGATCGCCGAGCAGCTCCGGCTGCCCTTCCACGTCGAGGGCTTCTGGGCCGCGTTCTGGGGCGCGATCATCATCGGCCTGGTCAGCTGGCTGCTCGACCTGATCCTCGACGCGATCGTCGGCGACTGA
- a CDS encoding OsmC family protein, with protein sequence MAQVRVERTEDGFVARNDRGAEVAMGGGDEQGVFTPVELLLAALGGCNIVTVEPLTAQRGHRMVRLAMTVRAEKVEAARLGPITITYDVELPEGDEKAAEVLRAVAHRVEEKYCTVSQALKDNLEINLELP encoded by the coding sequence ATGGCACAGGTGAGAGTGGAGCGGACCGAGGACGGGTTCGTGGCGCGCAACGACCGTGGAGCCGAGGTGGCCATGGGCGGCGGTGACGAGCAGGGAGTGTTCACCCCCGTGGAGTTGCTGCTCGCGGCACTCGGCGGCTGCAACATCGTCACCGTGGAGCCGCTGACGGCCCAGCGCGGCCACCGCATGGTCCGCCTGGCGATGACCGTCCGGGCCGAGAAGGTCGAGGCCGCCAGGCTGGGGCCGATCACCATCACCTACGACGTGGAGCTGCCCGAGGGCGACGAGAAGGCCGCCGAGGTCCTCCGTGCCGTGGCCCACCGCGTCGAGGAGAAGTACTGCACGGTGAGCCAGGCCCTGAAGGACAACCTCGAGATCAACCTCGAACTCCCCTGA
- a CDS encoding protein kinase domain-containing protein — MTPEMNGRVVNGRYRLLSMIGSGGMGNVWLAEDELLGRRVALKELILFPNGEHLSVRRQRVLREARAAARIRHSGIVEVYDMFVEDDLSWIVMAYVRGRSLQDLIEHGPLGERRIAEIGGRVLAALTAAHRADVLHRDVKPANILVGEGGEVFLVDFGIAHIVGESRLTSQNAFAGTLEYMAPERINGLSPGPPADLWSLGATFFHALEGYSPFFRGNVPATMKAITFDDPPRLAREGPLTDAIVRLLRKDPGRRMDARGLEGVLRSIVTDSPPSPAPRRPEPSSSPPSPGRSPAPRPAGAAPSPHPPLPPRPPRAAPSPHHPEAHHPEAVPAPRPAEASPAPRPAGVAERARERAGAADRARERTVDLGRMDPAETARILGAMAASPAARLLDRLPAETVQRVLVRMEPETAAAILLELSTDRTASILDAIPARTAGPVLNVMATRRRETAAVLRAMGTTRAGQALSHIDPGRSGALLGAIPPGEVAKILACTTARTTAGIVRVLATTPLAIRLIETMPAKRACGVLDYVPPVIVAGLLKASSDGRADRLLNGLDDAVRAQVLRHMRGL, encoded by the coding sequence GTGACCCCCGAGATGAACGGCCGCGTGGTCAACGGCCGCTACCGGCTCCTGTCCATGATCGGCAGCGGCGGGATGGGCAACGTGTGGCTGGCCGAGGACGAGTTGCTCGGGCGCCGCGTCGCGCTCAAGGAGCTCATCCTGTTCCCGAACGGGGAGCACCTGTCCGTGCGCCGCCAGCGCGTGCTGCGCGAGGCGCGGGCCGCGGCGCGGATCAGGCACTCCGGCATCGTCGAGGTCTACGACATGTTCGTGGAGGACGACCTCTCCTGGATCGTCATGGCCTACGTCAGGGGCCGCTCGCTCCAGGACCTGATCGAGCACGGTCCCCTCGGCGAGCGCCGGATCGCCGAGATCGGCGGGCGGGTGCTGGCCGCGCTGACCGCCGCGCACCGGGCCGACGTGCTGCACCGCGACGTGAAGCCCGCCAACATCCTGGTCGGCGAGGGCGGAGAGGTGTTCCTCGTCGACTTCGGCATCGCCCACATCGTCGGCGAGAGCCGCCTCACCTCGCAGAACGCCTTCGCGGGCACGCTGGAGTACATGGCGCCCGAACGGATCAACGGCCTTTCTCCGGGACCGCCCGCCGACCTGTGGTCTCTGGGGGCGACCTTCTTCCACGCCCTGGAGGGATACTCCCCGTTCTTCCGCGGCAACGTGCCGGCCACCATGAAGGCCATCACCTTCGACGATCCGCCCCGCCTCGCCCGCGAGGGGCCACTGACCGACGCGATCGTCAGGTTGCTCCGCAAGGACCCCGGCCGGCGGATGGACGCGCGGGGACTGGAGGGGGTCCTGAGGTCGATCGTCACCGATTCCCCGCCCTCCCCCGCGCCGCGCCGCCCCGAACCTTCCTCCTCGCCGCCCTCTCCCGGCCGCTCCCCCGCACCACGTCCGGCCGGGGCCGCGCCCTCACCGCACCCACCGCTCCCACCGCGTCCGCCCAGGGCCGCACCCTCACCGCACCACCCCGAGGCACACCACCCGGAGGCCGTGCCCGCACCGCGCCCGGCCGAGGCCTCGCCCGCACCGCGCCCGGCCGGGGTCGCGGAACGCGCGCGGGAGAGAGCCGGGGCCGCCGACCGTGCACGGGAGCGAACCGTGGATCTCGGCAGAATGGACCCGGCCGAGACCGCCCGGATCCTCGGCGCGATGGCGGCCTCACCCGCCGCGCGACTGCTCGACCGTCTCCCCGCCGAGACCGTCCAGCGGGTGCTGGTCCGGATGGAGCCGGAGACCGCGGCGGCGATCCTGCTGGAGCTGTCCACGGACAGGACCGCCTCGATCCTCGACGCCATCCCGGCGAGAACCGCCGGCCCCGTGCTGAACGTGATGGCGACCAGGCGGCGGGAGACCGCCGCGGTGCTGCGGGCGATGGGAACGACCCGCGCGGGCCAGGCTCTGAGCCACATCGATCCCGGGCGGAGCGGCGCGCTGCTGGGCGCCATACCCCCCGGCGAGGTCGCGAAGATCCTCGCCTGCACCACCGCCCGGACCACGGCCGGCATCGTCCGCGTCCTCGCGACGACCCCGCTCGCCATCCGCCTGATCGAGACGATGCCGGCGAAAAGAGCGTGCGGCGTGCTCGACTACGTGCCCCCCGTCATCGTCGCCGGACTGCTCAAGGCATCCTCCGACGGCCGCGCCGACCGCCTGCTCAACGGTCTCGACGACGCCGTACGCGCTCAGGTGCTGCGCCACATGCGCGGTCTCTGA
- a CDS encoding DUF4407 domain-containing protein produces MRTLLITLSGARPEILKLCPTEQGKFEGIGGAVLTTSVLAVVSMTFALNSALGVSLFLAIPASLVWGLAIMSLDRWLVSTMQADGPRRWRVALPRILMAVLLGLVISTPLVLQIFKSEIDAQIVQIKQQRANEFSTRQNTGSVAQEVTRLRKETTALQSVITSEGDVPLDPAKDPKVVSLTADRDAQQVQTRKLYDEWQCQLYGGKTCPRKGNGPLAQASKSNYEKAKSRVDLLNRQIEERKSELTATDASSKKERLAQATQALPKTQELLDAAVRRQSDLQNAFDAENRTTDGLLIRLQALNEVSGEDTTLRSTHLLLFLLFLLIECLPVAVKLMQKPGNYERILNLAAKQEFRDARDSYSSQFGSHPPAAGSAPQQKIHDDSASIWDIWEEPDPLRATRRTQAPAEPSKTAHLTDPQAPDNDHYSVEEDMLRTMQGTRVFHRSDSTGPVSERHGKIELFPDDDD; encoded by the coding sequence ATGAGGACACTTCTGATTACCCTGTCCGGCGCGCGTCCAGAGATCTTGAAACTCTGCCCTACCGAGCAGGGGAAATTCGAGGGCATCGGCGGGGCGGTGCTCACCACCAGCGTGCTGGCGGTCGTGTCGATGACGTTCGCCCTGAACTCCGCACTCGGAGTCTCCCTCTTCCTCGCCATCCCGGCCAGCCTCGTCTGGGGTCTGGCCATCATGAGCCTCGACCGCTGGCTGGTCAGCACCATGCAGGCCGACGGGCCGCGGCGCTGGCGGGTGGCCCTGCCCCGGATCCTCATGGCCGTGCTGCTCGGCCTCGTCATCTCGACCCCGCTGGTGCTGCAGATCTTCAAGTCCGAGATCGACGCGCAGATCGTCCAGATCAAGCAGCAGCGCGCCAACGAGTTCTCCACGCGGCAGAACACCGGCAGCGTCGCCCAGGAGGTCACCCGCCTCCGCAAGGAGACGACGGCCCTGCAGAGCGTGATCACCTCCGAGGGCGACGTCCCGCTGGATCCCGCCAAGGACCCGAAGGTCGTGTCACTGACCGCCGACCGCGACGCCCAGCAGGTGCAGACCAGGAAGCTCTACGACGAGTGGCAGTGCCAGCTCTACGGCGGGAAGACGTGCCCGCGCAAGGGCAACGGCCCCCTGGCCCAGGCCAGCAAGAGCAACTACGAGAAGGCCAAGAGCCGGGTCGACCTGCTCAACCGGCAGATCGAGGAGCGCAAGTCCGAGCTCACCGCCACGGACGCGAGCAGCAAGAAGGAGCGCCTCGCCCAGGCGACGCAGGCGCTGCCCAAGACCCAGGAGTTGCTCGACGCGGCGGTGCGGCGCCAGAGCGACCTGCAGAACGCGTTCGACGCGGAGAACAGGACCACCGACGGGTTGCTGATCCGGCTGCAGGCCCTCAACGAGGTGTCGGGCGAGGACACCACCCTCAGATCGACCCACCTCCTGCTGTTCCTGCTGTTCCTGCTCATCGAGTGCTTGCCGGTGGCGGTCAAGCTGATGCAGAAGCCCGGCAACTACGAGAGGATCCTCAACCTCGCGGCGAAGCAGGAGTTCCGCGACGCGCGAGACAGCTACAGTTCCCAGTTCGGCTCCCACCCCCCGGCCGCGGGTTCCGCGCCGCAGCAGAAGATCCACGACGACTCCGCCTCGATATGGGACATCTGGGAAGAACCAGACCCCCTGCGTGCCACCCGCAGGACACAGGCCCCGGCCGAACCGTCGAAGACCGCGCATCTGACCGACCCGCAGGCCCCGGACAACGACCACTACTCCGTCGAGGAGGACATGCTGCGCACGATGCAGGGCACCCGGGTGTTCCACAGATCCGACTCCACCGGCCCGGTGTCCGAGCGTCACGGCAAGATCGAGCTGTTCCCCGATGACGACGACTGA